One Brachyspira suanatina DNA segment encodes these proteins:
- a CDS encoding efflux RND transporter permease subunit, with protein sequence MERIIVFFAKKTMLVNIIVMAILFVGGYYYFNLRKESIPSTDLDMMLISVVYPGATPLDVEQNAVIPIEEELQGISGIDEYNTTIIENAAIIIVKLDETIPNRQPVKDEIFRQMQNVPDLSEDVEEVTTYDLNPNKMDIYTLAVHFKEGMEGDERELFDFSQRLENELVRLEGVSEIRVDGRTDPEIKVYVDPIKMQQNYIALSDVVNALSIRNIRATGGDIETGGKEQTVVTYGEFQDPMEASNVIIRSTFNGQRVSVNDIATVKSGFEDKTVYMRVNRAPGYSLSVVKNENADILKTIDVVNQYLAENADIVPDNIQVSVMGDKSRTIKSLLSIVTSNLIQGFIIIFITLIIFLDFKSAMFTSLGMILTMFACFIYMQVAGITFNTMSLAAIITVLGMIVDNSIVVSENIFNFKQAGYKGLEATRLAVSDVVMPMLASTLTTVAAFFPMLTISGIMGKILNLFPRIVIFTLVVSMLQAVLILPNQLQDKEDKYKSYKPKKKSKFKNPLDFDKDALFDKMKIPFGAILEKLIHVRYIVIGFFVVMFIASIFLAQNSFKNFVLIYDTSADTIVINIEMPTGTTKDVTTEQIAKIENAVSSVVKPEELIALYSLVGKQVDQEIVSEEKGSLAGIMVYLVPAAERERTADELVALINQEIDKTDIRQTVPVFMMNTKGSVDPGDPVDIKIVGNDTELAKKAKDEIKSYLATVPGVIDIDDDDKIGKEELRVMLDYNKIAELGVSVANVANEVRTAYYGTEATYIQELENKLDFRVVFDDQFTYDAKYLNDLLIPNSSGRLIYLKNIASVEKANGLSTLKHYNGERTITITAGIEYGKNTSQQVMAAVRERFKDFNKEYRGLKLEFGGEAKETMKAIKQLLFSFAMAFIFVYIVLLLQLNRFIQPIMIMVIIPFGLIGVLLGFAIHKMPLSFMGVVGIIGLAGVVVNNGIILVDLINKIIDEGVEGGKKGVAKAIVDGAKQRLRPVFLTTVTTVVGLLPTVYGIGGRADIIIPIVMALAYGLLFASLLTLIFLPCMFMIMFDLKLIKIPPTKNPSEEITTTITTAGH encoded by the coding sequence ATGGAAAGAATTATAGTATTTTTCGCCAAAAAAACGATGCTTGTAAATATAATAGTAATGGCTATATTATTTGTAGGAGGATACTACTATTTTAATTTAAGAAAAGAATCAATTCCATCTACAGATTTGGATATGATGTTAATATCTGTAGTATATCCCGGTGCTACTCCGCTTGACGTAGAACAGAATGCTGTTATACCTATAGAAGAAGAATTACAGGGGATATCCGGTATAGATGAATATAATACAACAATCATTGAAAATGCCGCAATTATTATAGTAAAATTAGATGAAACTATACCAAATAGACAACCTGTTAAAGATGAAATATTCAGACAAATGCAGAATGTTCCGGATTTATCAGAAGATGTTGAAGAAGTTACAACTTATGACTTAAACCCTAATAAAATGGATATATATACTTTAGCTGTACACTTCAAAGAAGGTATGGAAGGTGATGAAAGAGAATTATTTGATTTCAGCCAAAGACTTGAAAATGAACTTGTAAGACTTGAAGGCGTATCTGAAATAAGAGTTGATGGAAGAACAGACCCTGAAATTAAAGTGTATGTTGATCCTATAAAAATGCAGCAAAACTATATAGCTTTAAGCGATGTTGTTAATGCACTTAGCATAAGAAACATAAGAGCTACAGGCGGTGATATAGAAACAGGTGGAAAGGAACAAACTGTTGTAACTTACGGTGAATTCCAAGATCCTATGGAAGCAAGTAATGTTATAATTCGTTCTACATTCAATGGACAGAGAGTAAGTGTTAATGATATAGCAACTGTTAAATCAGGTTTTGAAGATAAAACTGTATACATGAGAGTAAACAGAGCACCTGGTTATTCTTTGTCAGTTGTAAAAAATGAAAATGCCGACATTCTTAAAACTATTGATGTGGTTAACCAGTATTTAGCTGAAAATGCCGATATAGTTCCTGACAACATTCAAGTATCTGTTATGGGTGATAAATCAAGAACTATTAAATCACTTTTAAGTATTGTAACTTCAAACCTTATTCAAGGATTTATAATCATATTTATAACATTAATTATATTCTTAGATTTCAAAAGTGCTATGTTCACAAGTTTGGGTATGATACTTACTATGTTTGCATGTTTTATATATATGCAGGTGGCAGGAATAACATTCAATACAATGTCATTAGCTGCTATTATTACTGTACTCGGTATGATAGTAGATAACTCGATAGTAGTATCTGAAAACATATTCAACTTTAAACAGGCTGGATATAAAGGACTTGAAGCTACAAGACTTGCCGTTTCCGATGTTGTAATGCCTATGCTTGCTTCAACACTTACAACAGTTGCGGCATTCTTCCCTATGCTTACAATCAGCGGTATAATGGGTAAAATATTAAACCTTTTCCCAAGAATCGTTATATTTACTCTTGTAGTTAGTATGCTTCAGGCGGTATTAATACTTCCTAACCAATTACAGGATAAAGAAGATAAATATAAATCTTATAAACCTAAAAAGAAAAGCAAATTTAAAAATCCTCTTGATTTCGACAAAGATGCTTTATTCGATAAAATGAAAATACCTTTTGGGGCAATATTAGAGAAATTAATACATGTAAGATATATAGTTATAGGATTCTTTGTAGTTATGTTTATAGCTTCTATATTCTTAGCACAAAACAGTTTCAAAAACTTCGTACTTATATATGATACAAGTGCTGATACTATAGTTATTAATATAGAAATGCCTACAGGTACTACAAAAGATGTTACAACTGAACAAATTGCTAAAATAGAAAATGCTGTTTCATCTGTTGTAAAACCTGAAGAACTTATTGCTTTATACTCTCTTGTAGGTAAGCAGGTTGACCAAGAGATTGTTTCTGAAGAAAAAGGAAGTTTAGCTGGTATTATGGTTTATTTAGTTCCTGCTGCTGAAAGGGAAAGAACAGCCGATGAGCTTGTTGCCTTGATAAATCAGGAAATAGATAAAACAGATATAAGACAAACTGTTCCAGTATTTATGATGAATACTAAAGGTTCTGTTGACCCTGGAGATCCTGTAGACATAAAAATAGTAGGAAATGACACTGAACTTGCTAAAAAAGCTAAAGATGAAATAAAATCATACTTAGCTACAGTTCCTGGAGTTATAGATATTGACGATGACGATAAAATAGGTAAAGAAGAATTAAGAGTAATGCTTGACTATAATAAAATTGCAGAACTTGGAGTTAGCGTGGCAAATGTAGCTAATGAAGTTAGAACTGCATATTATGGTACTGAAGCTACATATATACAGGAACTTGAAAACAAATTAGACTTTAGAGTAGTATTTGATGATCAGTTCACTTATGATGCTAAATATTTAAATGATCTTCTAATACCTAACTCAAGTGGAAGATTGATATATCTTAAAAATATTGCCTCAGTAGAAAAAGCTAATGGACTTTCAACATTAAAGCACTATAATGGTGAAAGAACAATAACTATTACAGCTGGTATAGAATACGGAAAAAATACTTCTCAGCAGGTTATGGCAGCAGTAAGAGAAAGATTTAAAGATTTCAATAAAGAGTACAGAGGCTTAAAATTAGAATTCGGCGGTGAAGCTAAAGAAACTATGAAAGCTATAAAACAATTATTATTCAGTTTTGCTATGGCATTCATATTTGTATACATTGTATTATTGCTTCAGTTAAACAGATTCATACAGCCTATCATGATAATGGTCATTATTCCATTCGGTTTAATTGGGGTATTATTGGGATTTGCTATTCACAAGATGCCTTTATCATTCATGGGTGTTGTAGGTATCATCGGTTTGGCGGGTGTTGTTGTAAACAATGGTATCATACTTGTTGACTTGATTAACAAAATCATAGATGAAGGTGTTGAAGGCGGTAAAAAAGGTGTTGCTAAGGCTATTGTTGATGGAGCTAAGCAAAGACTTCGTCCGGTATTCTTAACTACTGTTACTACAGTTGTTGGACTTTTACCTACTGTTTATGGTATAGGCGGTAGAGCAGATATCATTATTCCTATAGTTATGGCATTAGCTTACGGACTTTTATTTGCTTCATTGCTTACACTCATATTCTTACCTTGTATGTTTATGATTATGTTTGACTTGAAACTTATAAAAATACCTCCAACAAAAAATCCTTCAGAAGAAATTACTACTACTATAACTACTGCAGGACATTAA
- a CDS encoding TolC family protein: MKISVKIILCSIIFINILYGQTNVLTYASYMETIRDQIPELKINAVTETNAEMNLLSAESSGDVNLSAQLGAVGKYGSLSSGYTSTTASPSVNATGIQAGIGLGSLIPYTGTKWSVNLTHTSFLGGKLNMPGGQSVDFNNYQPSLTLEVTQPLLRNFFGTLDRYPIKDAEYALAIAKLQRKLDDASVIVSYQKIYYQWIMYEKLLAYYRNMYITAKRFENQMRDRYNNGLIDNDSYQNARTQTMVYSDYYAQNQINLDSLLATVSFFMPVTNIKPDHTTWDAYLDLGSNMQMEAVPFADSVNGQIAYQSKIRAEYTLEAMKNGTLPNLDFVGSVSLNGLSPNSDGYFQSFNSMTNVDFFAGVQFSYPIGNRANKAQYQMAENSLYGIIAQYDQLEKDFNTQLQTYISKFNAYKNLIASKQMQIRAINSRIATQLQKLDQGRLEVDDLLTSRLELVATQTELLNLQYEFITTIFDYRALLAMDYE; encoded by the coding sequence ATGAAAATAAGTGTTAAAATAATTTTATGTTCTATCATATTTATAAATATTTTATATGGTCAAACAAATGTTTTGACTTATGCCTCTTATATGGAAACTATAAGAGATCAAATACCAGAACTAAAGATTAATGCTGTAACAGAAACTAATGCTGAAATGAATTTGCTTAGTGCTGAAAGTTCCGGAGATGTAAATTTATCTGCACAGCTTGGAGCTGTAGGTAAATACGGAAGTTTATCAAGCGGATATACAAGCACTACAGCCAGCCCAAGTGTCAATGCTACAGGAATACAAGCAGGAATAGGACTGGGCTCTTTAATACCTTATACAGGAACTAAATGGTCTGTTAATTTAACTCACACATCTTTTTTGGGCGGAAAATTAAATATGCCTGGAGGTCAGTCTGTAGATTTTAATAATTATCAGCCTTCATTAACATTAGAAGTAACTCAACCTCTTTTAAGAAATTTTTTTGGTACTTTAGACAGGTATCCTATAAAAGATGCAGAATATGCTCTTGCTATAGCCAAGCTTCAAAGAAAGTTAGATGATGCAAGCGTTATTGTTTCATATCAGAAAATTTACTATCAATGGATAATGTATGAAAAACTTCTTGCATACTATAGAAACATGTATATAACTGCAAAAAGATTTGAAAATCAGATGAGAGACAGATATAATAATGGACTTATAGATAATGACTCTTATCAGAATGCCAGAACTCAAACTATGGTATATAGTGATTACTATGCACAGAATCAGATTAATTTAGATAGTCTTTTGGCAACTGTAAGTTTCTTTATGCCTGTAACCAATATAAAGCCTGATCATACCACATGGGATGCTTATTTAGATTTAGGAAGCAATATGCAGATGGAAGCTGTTCCTTTTGCTGATAGTGTAAATGGTCAAATAGCATATCAATCAAAAATAAGAGCAGAATATACTCTTGAAGCTATGAAAAACGGTACTCTCCCTAATTTAGACTTTGTGGGTAGTGTAAGTCTTAATGGACTTAGCCCTAACAGTGATGGATATTTTCAATCTTTTAATAGTATGACAAATGTTGATTTCTTTGCCGGAGTACAATTCTCATACCCTATAGGAAACAGAGCCAATAAAGCACAATATCAAATGGCTGAAAACTCCTTATATGGAATAATAGCACAATATGATCAATTAGAGAAAGATTTTAATACACAATTGCAGACATATATTTCAAAATTTAATGCTTATAAAAATTTAATAGCAAGCAAACAAATGCAGATAAGAGCAATCAATTCAAGAATAGCTACACAGCTTCAAAAACTTGATCAAGGACGTTTAGAAGTTGATGATCTTCTTACATCAAGGTTGGAACTTGTAGCCACTCAAACAGAGCTTTTAAATCTTCAGTACGAATTTATAACAACTATATTTGATTATAGAGCTTTGCTTGCAATGGATTACGAATAA
- a CDS encoding TetR/AcrR family transcriptional regulator, giving the protein MPKVNQEYFENKRKIILDAAIRVFFKKPAYSVKMKDIVKESGLSQGGVYKYYSNIDEIVIALINSNKTEVNPRDIIENFYDEPEKAIFELFNAFRKFFFITAKEFGKIMFELQAMFFNSKERMQKLKDNINKDLVLNYWFSELLIFIDKKIDEKYFNPVIDPQDIYMQMIVAASGIGNELILNKYYNLDRKLYYYKGDEKDIVHEEAERTLDVNLDNLIDTLYKTLLLLLGSKNIHKYSFKK; this is encoded by the coding sequence ATGCCTAAAGTTAATCAAGAATATTTTGAGAACAAAAGGAAGATAATACTAGATGCAGCTATTAGGGTTTTTTTTAAAAAGCCTGCATATAGTGTAAAGATGAAAGATATCGTAAAAGAGTCAGGTTTAAGCCAAGGAGGTGTTTACAAATATTATTCAAATATAGATGAAATTGTAATAGCATTGATTAACAGCAATAAAACAGAAGTAAATCCAAGAGATATTATAGAAAATTTTTATGATGAACCTGAAAAAGCTATATTTGAATTATTTAATGCTTTTAGAAAATTTTTCTTTATAACAGCCAAGGAATTTGGAAAAATAATGTTTGAGTTGCAGGCTATGTTTTTTAACAGCAAAGAAAGAATGCAGAAATTAAAAGATAATATAAATAAAGACCTTGTACTAAATTATTGGTTTTCAGAACTGTTAATATTCATAGATAAGAAAATTGATGAAAAATATTTCAATCCGGTAATAGATCCTCAAGACATTTATATGCAGATGATAGTGGCAGCCTCAGGAATAGGAAATGAATTAATATTAAATAAATATTATAACCTAGACAGAAAGCTTTACTATTATAAAGGAGATGAAAAAGATATAGTGCATGAAGAAGCAGAAAGAACATTAGATGTGAATTTGGATAATTTAATTGACACATTGTATAAAACATTGCTGCTTTTGCTTGGAAGTAAAAATATACACAAATATAGTTTCAAAAAATAA
- a CDS encoding STAS domain-containing protein, which yields MEVNIKELDNNTVILKLDGDIDVYTSSDLKDSIFSQIELGAKKIIVDMEDVYYIDSSGIGVFISALGTFKKVNGKICFVKVTDPVKKVFELTKINSFFPVFTTETEALANF from the coding sequence ATGGAAGTAAATATTAAAGAGTTAGATAACAACACTGTAATATTGAAATTAGATGGAGATATTGATGTTTATACCTCATCTGATTTAAAAGATTCTATTTTTTCCCAAATAGAACTTGGTGCAAAAAAAATAATAGTAGATATGGAAGATGTTTATTACATAGACAGTAGCGGAATAGGGGTATTTATTTCAGCACTTGGTACATTTAAGAAGGTAAATGGTAAAATATGTTTTGTTAAAGTTACAGATCCAGTTAAAAAGGTGTTTGAACTTACTAAAATTAATAGTTTTTTCCCTGTATTTACAACTGAAACTGAGGCTTTAGCTAATTTTTAA
- the atpB gene encoding F0F1 ATP synthase subunit A — protein sequence MVKELFLLRKVFILTLVLSCVFSANILYGAETINDYIMEEITDNTEHPFYTIPIKFGKYIDFDFKITKHIILVTLAGVLSVCSMKYLAHKLKRPLNRPTYLQSILEGLIDYMNKDVIGATLGEEGKKYVPFCLTVFLFVLFSNILGLIPASIKFPTEDGNHSYIAGGLGANIGFTAAIAVVVFIVYVIAGIRKKGIIKYWTGLVPKGLPIPLIPIIWVLEFITLFNRAFALAIRLFANITGGHIMMIVIPYLIVMSGTLLVSPFAVLFLGFIYVLEMFVAVLQAYIFSLLSAVYIGIAISDEH from the coding sequence ATGGTTAAAGAATTATTTTTGCTTAGGAAAGTTTTCATATTAACTTTAGTATTAAGCTGTGTATTTTCTGCTAATATTCTTTACGGTGCTGAAACTATTAATGATTATATAATGGAAGAAATAACTGATAATACAGAGCATCCATTCTATACAATCCCTATAAAATTTGGAAAATACATTGATTTTGATTTTAAGATAACAAAGCATATAATATTAGTGACTTTAGCAGGTGTTTTATCTGTATGCAGTATGAAATACTTGGCTCATAAACTTAAACGTCCTTTAAATAGACCTACATATTTACAAAGTATATTGGAAGGTTTAATAGACTATATGAATAAAGATGTTATCGGTGCCACTTTAGGAGAAGAGGGTAAAAAATATGTGCCTTTTTGTCTTACGGTATTTTTATTTGTATTATTTTCAAACATATTAGGACTTATACCTGCATCTATCAAATTTCCTACAGAAGATGGAAATCATTCTTATATAGCAGGCGGACTTGGTGCCAATATAGGATTTACTGCTGCTATAGCAGTGGTTGTATTTATAGTTTATGTTATTGCTGGAATAAGAAAAAAGGGCATAATAAAATACTGGACTGGTTTGGTTCCTAAAGGTCTTCCTATACCATTAATACCTATAATATGGGTATTAGAGTTTATTACATTATTCAACAGAGCTTTTGCTCTTGCGATTCGTTTGTTTGCAAACATAACAGGCGGACATATAATGATGATAGTCATACCATATTTGATAGTTATGTCTGGTACATTATTGGTTTCCCCATTTGCGGTATTATTCTTAGGATTTATATATGTACTTGAAATGTTTGTAGCGGTTTTACAGGCTTATATATTCTCATTATTATCAGCAGTTTATATTGGAATTGCTATTAGTGATGAGCATTAA
- the atpE gene encoding ATP synthase F0 subunit C, whose amino-acid sequence MELSILGAAIGAGLAAIGVGLGIGFIGSRAVEGIARQPEVSGKIQTAMLIAAALIEGVGLFALVICILALFTK is encoded by the coding sequence ATGGAACTTTCTATATTAGGCGCAGCAATTGGAGCAGGACTTGCAGCTATAGGAGTTGGTTTAGGAATAGGTTTTATAGGTTCTAGAGCTGTAGAAGGAATAGCTAGACAGCCTGAAGTATCAGGAAAAATACAAACAGCAATGCTTATAGCAGCAGCATTAATAGAAGGTGTTGGACTTTTTGCTTTGGTTATTTGTATTCTTGCACTATTTACAAAATAA
- the atpF gene encoding F0F1 ATP synthase subunit B has protein sequence MALLKIDPGIIIWTWITFLLVLAILGASTWKIILKGLNARADKIQEDLEEAEKTRENAKKSLAAYREQIDNAKAEASAIIENARVEANRIRDKIINNAREEAELNKNKIMSEIDRSKEEAMNSVKKQALDIAVVMAETILKRNVNKEDNQALINEFINNANKENNQK, from the coding sequence ATGGCACTTTTAAAAATAGATCCTGGTATTATAATTTGGACTTGGATCACATTTTTACTAGTTCTTGCTATATTAGGTGCTTCTACTTGGAAAATAATTTTGAAGGGTTTGAATGCTCGCGCTGATAAGATACAAGAAGATTTAGAAGAAGCTGAAAAAACTAGAGAAAATGCTAAAAAATCTTTAGCAGCATATAGAGAGCAAATTGATAATGCTAAAGCTGAAGCCAGTGCTATCATAGAAAATGCTAGAGTTGAGGCTAATAGGATTAGAGATAAAATTATTAATAATGCTAGAGAGGAAGCAGAACTTAATAAAAACAAAATTATGTCTGAAATAGACAGATCTAAAGAAGAGGCTATGAATAGTGTAAAAAAACAGGCACTTGATATTGCTGTTGTTATGGCGGAAACTATTCTTAAAAGAAATGTTAATAAAGAAGATAATCAGGCTTTGATTAATGAATTTATTAATAATGCTAACAAAGAAAACAATCAGAAATGA